The following is a genomic window from Lysinibacillus sp. G4S2.
AAGCCCTTTGCCAAGCGCATGGCAGCAGCCACTGGTAATGTCATTAGTGATGACACAAGCAAAATACCAACTATACGCATACTTGCAGCAATAACTAGTGCTGTCACAACCATAAATAAGAGATGAATCCAACGTGCAGGTAGACCGCTAGCTTTTGCATATTCCTCGTCAAACGATAAAACAAAAAGCTCCTTAAAAAATAACAACAAAAAGATAATAACAACGGCAGCAATTCCTACCACTACCCATAAATCCTGACGTGACACAGCTGATACCGAACCAAATAAATAGCTCATTAAATCCGTGCTAAAGCCACTTGCAAGCGAAATAAATATAGCACTAATCCCAATCCCACCTGACATAATAATTGGAATGGCAAGCTCTTCATAGTGCTTATATAAACGTCTAAGACGCTCAATTAAAATCGAACCGCTGACAGAGGCAATGATGCCTAAATAAATTGGATTTAGCATGGCCAAGGCCGGGACAGATTGACTGATATATAAGCTACCCGCTATACCTGCGAGTGTCACATGTGACAAGGCATCTGCAATAAGTGACAGCCTGCGAACAACAATAAAAACACCTAGCAGTGGTGCCAATATGCCAATTAATATTCCCGAGAAAAAGGCATTTTGTAAAAATTCATAGTTAAAAATTGCTTCAATCATTGTGCCTTCTCCTTCTAGTGAATCTTTCTCACAGAATGGCCATACCAAGCATCAAGCGCATCCTGAGAAATTGTATCAAATTCATTTTTGTAACCATGGAAGTGTATAGTTTGATTTAAACATGCTACATGGCTGATACGGTTCGATACTGTATCGACATCATGTGTAACAAGAATCATTGTAATTCCCTGTTCCCGATTCAATTTGACCAGCATATCATAAAATGACTGTACATTCTCATGATCAATGCCGACAGTTGGTTCATCTAATATTAGTAGCCTTGGTTCACTGACTAAGGCTCTTGCAATGAAGACACGTTGCTGTTGCCCACCGGATAATTCACCAATATTACGATTCATAAAAGCTTCCATTCCAACAGCTTTTAATGCTTCAAGTACTTTTCCTTTTGCATCTCGTCCAGGTTTTTTAAATAGCCCTAATTTTTTAGTTAATCCGCTTTTTACTACCTCTTGGACGGTTGCTGGAAATCCTGAATTGAAGGCATTGGATTTTTGTGACACATACCCTATCCATTCACGATGCTTAAAAGTTGCACTTGGTTCACCAAATAATTTTATTTCTCCAGACATTGGTCTTAATAATCCTAAAATAATTTTTAATAATGTCGATTTCCCAGAACCATTTGGACCGAGAAGTGCTAAAAAATCTCCCTCTTCTACACGGAAAGAGATATTTTTTAATACTTGTGTATAGTCATATTGAAATGACACGTTTTCAATTTCAATAAATGCTTTTTTCATGCACGATCGCTTCTTTCTAATTCAAAATCATTACGATTTACAAATTGTAAGTATAAATGAAAGTACCGTTTTTGTAAAGGAAATTATCAGCCGTGTTGATTAGGAAAAAAACAGGTTTATTATAAAGGCTTTTTCTCGTTGCTATTTTGCCAATATATTCCTATTCGAAATCAGCCGATTTGAAGTAATGCAAATGTATAAAAATGGCTAATCAATATACCTAGAAAATTAGTTTGCTTTTATGTGTCTAATATTGTGGTCTTTTCGCTTAAACAAAGATTTTATTATTTATTTGAACCGCGCTCAAATTAAATTGTAATAGGCATTGATTCTAACACTTTTAAAGTAAGGGTTTTCATTGTTGTCACGGCGTTCACAAGAAGGATTTCGTTTCAAAGAAACTAAAAAACTTTAAAAGGGGGATTGGCTTTGAGTATTCAATTTTTACAGCAATTAGCACAAAGTAGTGATAAAGAAGTTGTTGCCATTGCTCGTGCCGAAGGATTTGAAATTACAACTTCTGAAGTAAAAAAACTTCGACCTTATTTGGAGCAATTCTCATTTACTTGGCTCTTTTTAGGTATTCCGAAAGATATACTTGTAGAGGTTGAAGCTGTTTTAGGTAGAAAGCGTTCTAGACAGCTTATCGCACTATTTACAAAATAATAGAAAATAGCCCGACAATCAGTATTTATGCTAGCTGATTTCGGGCTATTTTTTTATCCTCTTAGAGCATCGATTAACTCAGGTTTAAACTCTCCATTACGTAGCATCTCTATTTCATGTTTATAAGGAGCCGATTTTGATTTGGCATCACTATTTAATGCGACAAATGGTGTTTCTAGGATTTTAGGAATCTCCATTAATTGTGGATGATGTACAATATATTTTAAGGCGTCAAAACCAATATGTCCGAAGCCAATATTTTCGTGACGGTCTTTTCCTGCACCACGAACATTTTTTGAATCATTGATATGCAAGACTTTGATACGATCTACACCTATTAATTTATCAAACTCATTTAATACGCCATCAAAATCCTCGACAATATTGTAACCCGCATCATGTGTATGACAAGTATCAAAGCATACTGAAAGACGCTCATTATGTGTCACACCATCAATAATTTTGGCAAGCTCTTCAAAGGAACGACCACATTCAGTTCCCTTCCCTGCCATCGTCTCTAATGCGATTTGTACTGGGTAGTCCTGTGACAATACTTCATTTAAGCCTTCAATAATCTTAGCAATACCTGCGTCCGCTCCGGCACCAACATGTGCACCAGGATGCAATACAATTTGTGTTGCTTCCAATGCCGCTGTACGTTCGATCTCAGATTGCAAGAAATCTACACCAAGACGGAAAGTTTCAGGCTTTTCAGTGTTCGCAATATTGATAATGTATGGAGCATGGACAACAATATTTGTCATACCATGCTCTTTCATGTGTAGTAAGCCGTTCATAATATTAAGGTCAGCAATTGCCTTACGACGAGTGTTTTGAGGTGCTCCTGTATAAATCATAAAGGTATTTGCCCCATACGAAAGAGCTTCTTTACTTGACCCGAGCATCATTTCTTTTCCACTCATTGAAACATGTGATCCAAGTAGCATTTGAAAGCCTCCT
Proteins encoded in this region:
- a CDS encoding metal ABC transporter permease, with amino-acid sequence MIEAIFNYEFLQNAFFSGILIGILAPLLGVFIVVRRLSLIADALSHVTLAGIAGSLYISQSVPALAMLNPIYLGIIASVSGSILIERLRRLYKHYEELAIPIIMSGGIGISAIFISLASGFSTDLMSYLFGSVSAVSRQDLWVVVGIAAVVIIFLLLFFKELFVLSFDEEYAKASGLPARWIHLLFMVVTALVIAASMRIVGILLVSSLMTLPVAAAMRLAKGFKQTIIYAIVFGEAAVLIGLVSAFYLDLAPGGTIVVTSIFILLLVILGKKVVFKITAKQEEVA
- a CDS encoding ABC transporter ATP-binding protein, with product MKKAFIEIENVSFQYDYTQVLKNISFRVEEGDFLALLGPNGSGKSTLLKIILGLLRPMSGEIKLFGEPSATFKHREWIGYVSQKSNAFNSGFPATVQEVVKSGLTKKLGLFKKPGRDAKGKVLEALKAVGMEAFMNRNIGELSGGQQQRVFIARALVSEPRLLILDEPTVGIDHENVQSFYDMLVKLNREQGITMILVTHDVDTVSNRISHVACLNQTIHFHGYKNEFDTISQDALDAWYGHSVRKIH
- a CDS encoding Nif11 family protein; the encoded protein is MSIQFLQQLAQSSDKEVVAIARAEGFEITTSEVKKLRPYLEQFSFTWLFLGIPKDILVEVEAVLGRKRSRQLIALFTK
- a CDS encoding deoxyribonuclease IV, which encodes MLLGSHVSMSGKEMMLGSSKEALSYGANTFMIYTGAPQNTRRKAIADLNIMNGLLHMKEHGMTNIVVHAPYIINIANTEKPETFRLGVDFLQSEIERTAALEATQIVLHPGAHVGAGADAGIAKIIEGLNEVLSQDYPVQIALETMAGKGTECGRSFEELAKIIDGVTHNERLSVCFDTCHTHDAGYNIVEDFDGVLNEFDKLIGVDRIKVLHINDSKNVRGAGKDRHENIGFGHIGFDALKYIVHHPQLMEIPKILETPFVALNSDAKSKSAPYKHEIEMLRNGEFKPELIDALRG